The Bubalus bubalis isolate 160015118507 breed Murrah chromosome 1, NDDB_SH_1, whole genome shotgun sequence genome includes a region encoding these proteins:
- the LOC123332952 gene encoding translation initiation factor IF-2-like, translating to MPFSDPSVSGGYRLFNKTEQPQPLFPTNTSRLLSSGNCHGHPRSVTPGSPPVSKIVSSPFPKKRPRFCKAEKALPPFPLFTPEFKSLPFCGHTLPTERSYKLPTMGSSRARRSPHQVLDRRGAPGPRLAAERRRCPGLSRVRGAGRDGEGREQYRRAPRPSPRWEPGGGRGGGGTAAPGSAVCAGRRVPQGPPGPGSGGAAPPAPPLAPPRALRRTPRSAAPGRADPRPAPPSPEPGCPWGVSAAERQERRPCSSSQEQELCLRFCPGLSPDLSFSTARPFPVEHTESVSPSPQLPGTKGLTSSTKACPIYLKKVCRIFLLSLHSHIAALVKLDYLGPNHFKFPNWCSCLLPLPTPKTELRMLLS from the exons ATGCCGTTCTCGGATCCCTCCGTTTCAGGAGGCTATCGCCTGTTTAACAAAACAGAACAGCCGCAGCCCCTCTTCCCGACAAATACCAGTAGGCTTCTCTCCTCAGGAAACTGCCACGGGCATCCCCGGTCAGTGACCCCGGGCTCGCCTCCAGTTTCTAAGATAGTTTCTTCACCGTTTCCAAAGAAGCGGCCCAGATTCTGCAAAGCAGAGAAAGCCCTTCCCCCCTTTCCACTTTTTACTCCAGAATTTAAGTCTTTGCCGTTCTGTGGACATACCTTGCCCACAGAGCGCTCCTACAAACTCCCGACTATGGGATCCTCCAGGGCGCGCCGCTCACCTCACCAGGTCCTGGACCGCCGAGGAGCGCCAGGCCCGCGGCTGGCGGCAGAACGCCGGCGGTGCCCGGGTCTCTCGCGGGTTCGCGGAGCCGGAAGGGACGGGGAGGGGCGGGAGCAGTACCGCAGGGCGCCGCGCCCATCACCGCGCTGGGAGCCGGGAGGCGGCCGCGGAGGCGGCGGGACGGCGGCGCCCGGCTCTGCTGTCTGCGCGGGACGTCGGGTGCCTCAGGGGCCACCCGGGCCGGGCTCTGGCGGGGCCGCGCCTCCCGCCCCTCCCCTGGCACCGCCCCGCGCGCTGCGCCGGACCCCGCGCTCGGCCGCTCCCGGCCGTGCGGACCCGCGCCCCGCGCCTCCTTCGCCTGAACCGGGCTGCCCCTGGGGGGTCTCGGCGGCGGAGCGGCAAGAAAGACGCCCATGCTCCAGTTCCCAAGAGCAGGAATTATGTCTGAGATTTTGCCCTGGACTTTCCCCGGATCTCTCATTCTCTACAGCCAGACCCTTTCCTGTGGAACATACAGAAA GTGTATCCCCAAGCCCTCAGCTGCCAGGCACAAAAGGTTTAACATCTTCTACCAAGGCCTGCCCTATTTACCTCAAAAAGGTTTGTAgaatctttctcctttctctgcatTCCCATATTGCTGCTCTTGTTAAACTTGATTACCTTGGCCCGAATCATTTTAAGTTTCCTAACTGGTGTTCTTGTCTCCTGCCTCTTCCCACTCCCAAAACAGAACTAAGAATGCTGCTTtcctga